In Anopheles bellator chromosome 2, idAnoBellAS_SP24_06.2, whole genome shotgun sequence, the genomic stretch TCCTGCGTCAGTGGACGGTGACTGAAGCGATTAGTGACTGAAATTGCTCATTGCCACCCTCAGGCACCACTTTCACCGGCAGCTATCATAATCGAACGTAACAGCGTATCACTTCTATGcggcgaataaaaataatactcTTGCACAACGAAACGGCACGCAGTTGGAACGAAAAATAGAATCATCGAGATCCTTTGGCGAAGAATGAAAAAGGAGCAAAGCAAAATGGTATCTTCCAAAGTAGCCAAAGTTGCTTAAAGTACTTTGCCCATTGGGCAAAATCGTAGCTGACACCCGTCACAAGCTGGGCTACCTTGCAACCGAATTCACCGCAGAACGGAAGGGCGAAATGTCGTCTGGATGACGCTCAAAACTCTGTTTGTTCCGGCTAGCGTGAACCGTTGTTGAGCCCTAACACTTCGGTAAATACCACTGAGGCAACGATGAGGCTTTAGCTGCCGATCAAGAAAGGTGTCAAATAAAGAATGGTGGAAGGTGTGCCACGATAGCTATATTGTAAGTTCCAGCAAAGATCCTTTGTGAGTTGGCGAATTATTGTAAGTTTAATTGATCTGTACGAAGTTGAAAGGGACAAAATATTGTAATGGCCATATTTTATAATATGTAAAAAAAGAGTATTTATATAAAAACCTTCAATAACTTACGCCACAAAATGAAGCGTAAAAAACTGtgacaatcaatcaatcgataaTGACCGTTCCCCGTGGCACGTCCCTATTTACAGCCACTGATTGGTTGATGTAGAATATCGATCACACTAGATAAGGAATAAAGCAACCACCACGATAAACAATGAGAGATAACCATGAGAGATTCACCTCATGTGGTTTCAGCGCACTTATTGGaccaaacattaaaaacggCCCAATCCTTGAGATATCAAACAGTTAAAACATCGTTAACGTTACTAAGACAAAAGGTAGCAAGAATGGAATAAAACTAGCGGTTCAAGTTTGTTGttaaaaaacattgttttgctgAGAAAGTTATAACTAACTTCCCGTTGTCTATCGGGAACCGTTGCGGGAGGAGAGTGACCTATTTTGCACCAGCATGACCACACGGCCACACGACTTGATAATGAGTTTCAGGTTAAAGTTGTCAACGGCATGGCCGAATGCTTCCACCACAGCCATTGGGCGATACGCGTCGTCCTTAGCCGTCAATATGGTTACAGGTCCTCCCGAGTTCAATCCGATAGCAACCGGATAGGAGGGTTTTTCGACTATTATTAAATAATTACTTTACGAGCTGTCCCTCATTAAACTTCAAAGCATTCGCCAAACCGGATGCAGTGCACCGAAAGATAGATCAACCGAGCGACCCCAGTAGGACCAAACTGAAGTCGTCTGACGGCGAACGTGCGCAACCGGACCAGACCGAGGTATTCGGTTACGGTGGGTTGTTTCTCGTGAAGCCCGTTAGTGGGCTATCGGCCGGAAAGAGAAATATCGCCGAAATCCCTTCGCTACGTCATACAGCCGCAACCACAAAGTTGCAGCGTCCGAGGCCTTGAACCAATCATTAGCATGTCAATCACTGGATTATGTTTCCAATTATACCTTCCAGCGCCACCATCCTACCTTCTCACTATGATATCCGGCACGGTTCCAGGTCCAGTGGGGAGGAAATATGAAATTTACGATATGACAGTAAAGACACCCGAAAACGCCTACGCAGCACGATACCAAGAGGGCAAAGAAGATGGTTCGAAGATGGTCGTCGGACCGCCTTATGCTCTCTAGGATCCCAAAGGAAGTTGAGAAAAAAATAGTTACGGACGGAATGAGAATTTATGAGACAGTAGTTCATTGTACCCTATACGATATCCTTTCGTGATGTAATATGATGAGTATTTGGATTTTAGACCACCGTATGACATTGATACGAGTGCATATATTGATATAGGATTATCActttaaattataattaacCAAATCCCCGATATTGCTTCcgtaacataatttatggaTATAATACTATCGGATGTAATGTCTAACGGAAAGAAACATCAATGGCTtgaaatttctattttaatcaaatttatcTTGCTGTGAGGCATCAAAATAATAGTATTAAAATTAGCCAACGCTTTTGTATATTACGCGCGTAGCGTTCGGaacagaatttaaaaaaacagatcTTATCTGGTAGCACATCCATATACGAATGTTAGTTATATCTTTTATTCGCCTCATTACCTGCCTCATCGAGGTCTTCCGGATACCGTACTACATACCGGTGTGATTTACCTCTGTTCCCTATGGTCTTCTGACtcaacttttttttccttccctaACAAACCACATCCTTGCCCATCGTTCGAGCCACTTTAGTGACAATTGTTTGCTTATACCTAATCATTTGTacattgtttcgttcgtgtCAAATAAATCTAACTATGTAAACGCGTGATCCTAGCTTAAGACTACACATGGCTCACGTTACTCTAGAAGGTACAGTGTGTTAATAATGTATTTTCAAACGCCCCACACAATGCAAACGCCCTTTTGCCGAACGAAATGACCGGGTTGAGTTGTTGAAGTTTATACCATCCTTAGGGACTAACTATCCTAGGAGATCGAAGGCCAAAGCAATCGAACAATTGGAAGAAATGTGTAATGCTTTACACGTTGTAGGTTTTTACTACTAAACCAATACCTGATGTAGAATGGAGATTCCATGGGAATCGTATTGTGTATTTAACAGCGTTCTATCCATTAGTGTAGAAAAATAGTTCCGGAAAACATACTTTAACAAACGAAGCACAATATAGGACGCATCGCCCATAGCTAGTTATAgcaaaagtgtttaaaaaatgaattaataaaagCATTCAATGATGCCaatacacacatacaaaaaCGACATGTTAGTATGTATAACTAAAAAGGTGTagacaaaaatgcaaaaattacacaaaataCAGTGAGCATCATGTGTCTTGAACTGTCGATTTCGAAGAGCCCAAAAGCCGTCGGACACAAGTCCATCGATACAAAACTGATGGGTAGCAAAACCGAACACTGTTTCTTTagagtaataaataaaatggtaaacacGTCCGAAAAAGAATGATTTCTTTAATCGCTATGTTTGTCGATTTACAATCACTGTAAGGCGTTTGATTGCTTCATTGCTGTTTGATACAATGATACATTGGAAATCATATTCATGGATGTTCGGCAATTGCACATAAAAACGGATAAAAAACTGGACTGATTGGAGGAGTAAATTTGAAGTAAGTAATGAAAGCAATCAGACttaaaatgtggccaaataaAACTAGCTTTCCACTATCAAGGTTGTACAAGACAATGGGAGCTCGGCACTCGTGTGgggagaaacataaaaaaatgaaactataTTTTCGTTTTACAACTGTCACTTCTTACTAATCGGACCGGATGATCGATGTCCACTGCTTCACGCGTCGACCATCGTCCCCATGTCATAGAAAGAATAAAGTGTTTGACGATAAATCTCCCCCAGCGACGGTATCAAACCCCATCGATATCCTCGAATCCACCAAAGTTAAACACAGTCGAGTTTATTTCTATTCTTTCAATCATTAGCAAAACATCTATTAACTAACGTaaagcaaaaaaccgaaagcttTGCTGATCCTAACATAATTCTAGAGAACCATTCCACCTCCGGACTTCCAAACCATTGTGGAAGGTTTGCGCTTTTAAAGTTTGGAGCGTCACTGCCATTCTTGTTTATTGTGATTGTTCTCTGGTCACGTGTCCTGCTTCGTCCAGATTATTTCTTATTGCTAACAGACTCACGGCCTTGGAGCATTGTGGTCGGTCAGTTTTACTTTCCGGGCTGTGCTGTACCCAACACCATGAACAAGGAAATATGCAGCACATGACTACAGTGCACTCAAGCTGTACTCAAGAGTGGGCAATATGTATAATATAAAAGAGCACGCAAAGTTATACTCATGAATGATGGCCAATTGGCAAAAGATTAACGCAATGCAGAAAATAGATGCAAGAATAAAATACCAACACAGAACGGTACCTAACCATACTTAAAGAAGTGATTCTTTTCCggtttgtatgtgtgttcgCGcctatgtgtgtatgtgtatgtgtgtattgGCGCGTTAAGAACAAAAATGTGAACgacattatcataaatttcTACATTAATCGTATTAGCTGCTGTTAAACCTAAACACTAGTTGTTATCGAACTCGTAGGTCCTGGTTCACGTTACTTCCATCGTATTCCGGTACACATCGTACGGCGCAAGAGTACATTTCCTGTTTATTATTTCGTAACCAATAAACATACGTTCTACATTATGCAGGGATGAGAAACGGGGTCGGTATGTTCAATATATTTCATTCGGCAAAGGGGTACGTTGCTTGTGTATTTCTTTGACTATATCATCTTTCTATTCTCCCGTTTTTATTATCTAATTATTTACATTCTTTAATCAGCCACGAACACGCAGCGTTATCGTGAAAACCAACCAAGATGCTCTTTTTGCTTCCGTTACGTCAGTCCGGTCCTTTTCACTCATCCACTAATCTTGTAGCTACACATCTTGTAACTGTAACTATCAACGAACAAGGATCGCAGCTGATCGCGCAGaacttgttgctgttgccacTTCGTCACCCACATACACCCTGCAAACCCTGCTTCACTGTGCTATGTAACGCGTCACCTGGCATATGGCTCAACAGTCAAATTACAGTAAATTATAATCGTATCCGTTACCAGACAGATCTCTGTTTTACCAACCGGATCGATTGTTGGAGCCTCCGCCacgaaatttattattattaccaCCACGGTAGCCTCCGCGCATCATCGGACTCCCATTGCCACCTCCTGACCCGGTCGCCGTGACAAAGGGGCCACTGACTGCACCACCCATCATCAATCCGACCTGGTGAAGGTTGCCCCGCAGTGctccgccgacgacgccgccaccgcgaaAGTACGGCGaatggccgccaccgcgatTGTGACCACCTAGGCCACCGCGGCCACGTGGTGTGCCAACagctcctccaccaccacgatAATTGTTGCCCTTcatttggccaccgccaaacGGAAGCGGCGGAGGAGGTCGATTCGGAGAACCGAACAGTCCCGGAGCATCACCCGAAATCGGGGGTGGCTGGTCGGCCCAGATCTGAGGCATAGTGGAGGGAGGCGGTTGATTAATGTTACCGATCAGTCcagggggcggcggcggtggtacgCTGCTGAAACCACCAAGCCCGGTAAGGCTCATCAAACTGGGCGGAGGAAGATCCCACTTCGGATGCGGTCCAGTTGGCGCAAACGGTGGATCCGGTAAGAGCGGTGGCCGTTGCTGATGGATCGGTTGCGTTGGAGTACTGTTACCGCTCCCGCAAGCGGTACCATTGTTCGCCAACGCTGCGGGCACCGTAGTTCCCCCCAGCATTTGCATCGGTGATCCACCATGCTGACTCGAAGATCCTGCTCCGACTGCATCATCCCGTACACCTCCCATCGTCCCATCCTGTGATGTAGTTTCGGTGCTGTCCTCGTCTACACTTGGTTGGGctgtaaaaaaatgtaaatagtgCACGAAAATGTGTTCGGAAAAAAATAACTCTTCGAATGTCCCGAAGCGTTTTGTCGTCCTGTCCAGCATACCAACTTGGCCCATCGCGGTCACTGGGCAGAAACCAAATACAAATCAATTACATTCAACACTTACCAGACGAAGGCGCCTCGTGCGTTGCTTGGTCATCGGGCGTCGGCCCACAGCCATCTTCATCCGATAGGTCCATATCAACACTTTCTGTGTTGTCGGTAGGGTTCTTCCTGCTTTCATCTCCGGTGCCAGATTTTTCTGCAGAACATGGCGAAACATAAAGAAGCATATACTCCTGTTTTACCGAGGATTCAGTATGGTGCAAGCGCCACAAGATGCATGAAATTTCGATCCATATTGACGATAGTCAAAAGTTGCGCGTATGCTACTAGTGAAGCGAATCATACTTGAATTTTGTTGAATACTAAAACGTCATCACGATGATGATTTACCTGAGGTAGGTGGCGGTGATTGTGACGTTTCCGTTTGGTTGCTCATCAGCAGGGCTGGCGGTTTCGTCAGGTCAAACCTTTCTCGCTCaaagttttgcttttaattgttttaatgatttaaaaaaaattgttgctGTTAATTCATATTGACGGCGGAACGACGTAAAACCTCATAGTTCCAACTTACCAAAAAGTCATCGATCTCTAGTAGCGAAACCGGCGTTTGAAGTGTCGGTAAGCTTAGATCGCCCTCTTCATCGCCATCGAGAGCAGTGTTTCCGTTCGCATCGTCCCCCGACTGTACACTATTATCAGTCCCGTCATCTTCATGACCGGTCTCGGCCCCACCCAGCCGTACGGTActgttgttgccgctgttAGCAATCTGCGCCGCAATTGCTTTCTCCAGCGACTGTATTCGCATATCGAGATCTTTCGATTCTTCCCCCTCAGGCTCTTTTGGGGCAATGGAGggtgtcgttgttgtcgttgtcgggACGATCGTTAACGCGGACGAAGAGGGTAGCCTCAGGTCTACATCGTTCGATGCTGTCGGAAAAGTACTGTCTTGACATCCCATCCAAAGTGTGTTCCGGCTATCAACCGTATCCCCGAGGGGAGCAGGTACGGGCTGCGGAACGGATCTTCGATTTTGACCAGACCCTTGACTTCTTGCCGACAGGTTAGCCGAGTTGTCATGCTCATCTATGTCCATATTGCTCGCATTCCTCCCTTTCGGTAGCGGCCCTCCAGGCGATCCAGTAAGCGAGATCAGATTGCGGTGATCAACATCGGCAAGGCGACCTTTATCCTTCAGAAAGGGGGGCACACCGAGACTGTTGGGAAGCTGGCGATGGTCAACATCTTGCAACCCTCTGTCGACACTGCCACGATCATAATGAGACGGAGACACGGGAGCCTCTAGACTTTGAAAGCCGGAAGAATCCtaaaaaataatttgcaacgttattaaaataaaaataccaTTTCACGCATTTcttgcgcttcttcttcggaacCAGTCCAAAAGAGCCCGAAAAATAATGCTCTCCCAGTATACTTACATGCGTTCCGTCCCATGACATTTGCATGTCCCAAGTCGAGTTGTACTCATCGGATGCATCAAGATTAATGGGGGGCATCGGGGGAGGCAACAATGGGGCAGTGGCCGACGATTGCCGTCCGACACCGGGTTGCGGAGAGCCGTAATCGGACAAGACTCCCGGGTTGTACGGTTGGCGGTAATTGCCGTTACCCGATCGGCCGCCGGGACCGTGCGGTGTCGACGTTGCCCACGGATTACCGGCCGACCCGTACGGTCCCACCGGATGCGGTACGATACCTGGTGGGGGCTGTGGTGGCGCAACGATACCACCGACGCCCTGAACAGTATTTCCCCCACCAACAGTaccgccacctccaccacccggTATACCGCTCGGTGGTACGCTAGAGGGCGCATGATAACCTGATGGATCGGGGAAAAAAGACTTCAGGAATTCGTTTACCCCTTCCGATTCTTCCTTACGCGAATTTATCACTTGAATTGGTTGAACTGTTCACCACCGCACGCGCAAGGCAAGCCGCAATTCGAAAGGGAAAATACAGAAACGAAAGAACAACATCATCAGCCATGTGCTTGACCAAGGAAACTGACGTTCCACGCATATATCGCTACGAAACACGTGGCGATGACGACAATGAGGTGTAATACTACTTGGCTCGATCTGTGTTCTCGCTAATTTTTGAACTCGTGCTCTAAGTTAACTACTTTTCCATCACAAGGTACCAACCGAGAATGAAGTCTAAAACGGGACTAGTGATGGCGAAAGTGTCTAACGATGGCGAACAACTTACCACTGTGCATCACTGAGGGCGAATCGCTTCGGTTAAAGTCGTTAATATCGAACGGTAAGCTGCCTCCGTCCATGTAGCTGCGCCGCTGATGATGCATCTGAAAGTAACCTTGCTCATCCGGCAGAATGATGTCGAGATCGGAAGGCCCGGGTGAGGGAGCGTTAATGTCGGGTGACGGAATCGGACTCGGCAGGCTGGTTGTTAGTTCGTCCAACTTCTTTTTCATGCTCTTTAGCCGGTTGCCAAAATTGCGATAGGCCTGTAACAACATCACGCAGTAGGGGAGGTAAGATTCGTCGAAAGAATACAATGGACCGTGAATGAATTAAGGTTGACTTACGTTTACTACGACCTTCACTTCGTTCCGCTGATTGCTATAGAAGGACTCTGCTTGCTCTAGCACGGTCAACAGGACTCGGCGTGACTGCAGCTCCGTCTTCAAGTTCTCAACGAAGTGCTTGTACTGCGCTAGCTGATCCTCGATCTCCTGCTCAACCTCTTCCACCTTCTTGCGATCCTTGCCCTTAATCGATCCCATCACCACGTCCACCTCGACCAACGGTTTCTTATTCAGGCTCTTGAACGTCTGGTCGGTTTCGCCTTCATATTTTACGCAATCGCGCACATTTCCCACCAACACGGACGCCTGGTAGTCGTCCGCGTCCAACTGCACGTTAGCAGTGGCTGATTTCGTTTCGGCCAGCTTCGTCGGGCCAGTCGCGAGCGTTGCGCCAGTCGCtcccgacgatgacgattggtggtgatgatggtggtggtgatgatgatggtgatgatgctgcgtAGAATCGTGTTGATGTTTggactgttgttgctgttgttgttgctgttgctgctgctgctgttgttgttttttagCTGAAGGAGTAGTCACACTGAGGAGACCGTTCAGATCGGTCAAAAACTCCTCGTTGTACACTTCTCGCTGTTCCCAGATCTTAAAGATTCGCAGTATCTTGTGCTTCACTTTTTCGTCGCGCACCAGTGTGGTGGCCTTTTGGAGGTACGTTCCCCAGCTATCAACAAACTCGTAGTTTTTACGCTTGCTATACTGAATCACGTCGTTCGCCAGGTAGAATAACGTAAGCCGGCTCTCTATTTTCACTACAACGATGGTAAAGAGATAAACTTTATTGAAAGACCAACTATTACACATAAGAACAAAAAATTCCAAGCGCTTTTGGTGTCTTTTCTAAGCCTGCTTAGTTAACGACTAGATGTTACACAGCAGTGGTTGGAAAACTCTCTGGTTAATCAAAACGGTCTTctattaattaaaagtttacaATTACAACAAATACGAATACGAATACTATGATCTTAAATCATGCGTTCACAcgtttttgaaatgtttcaaaggCTCTTTGAAGTATTTAGTCATGTTCTTTAAGCCTGCGAACAAAACGGCAAGCCAAATGAAAGGCAGGAAAAGGAAGCCGAGGGAGATACGTATTGTCCGCATTGGTCGAAAGTGTACTCACCCTGCTTTAGCACGTTCAACCAACTGGTGACAATCTTTTTGTGATGCGCTCGCCGCTGTAAACACCAGGCCGACAGGTGCTGGATGCTCTCCTGTGTATCCTTCAGATCCCGTAGTTTCTGCTCAAAGGCGGCCACATCGAATTCTCCCGACACAACTGACCCACTGTTCCGACCGGCTACCACAGTGGTGGTTGTCGTTTTCGTCGACATGCTGTGGCTGACGCTCTGTCTGTCCGTGaccgtgtgttttgtttacctGCTGCGTAAACTCGCGCACATACGCGGCACGTAATCCTAATCAACAAGAAGCTTGCCGTTGACCTAGTTGCCGGGACTATTGTTAGTTTGGGGCATGATGCCGTTTACGACGCTTTGCGGAACAACCTCCTACGCGGAGGCTATGTATCACCAAAAACAGATCCACTAACGGCTGCCACTCGGAGACAAATCAACCACTGGTGGTGAGGTCTTGTATCTTGCGAAAGCTTGCTTGAAGTCTGGGCACTGAGCATCGAAATACATCACTTCGCCACAGCTAGCTGAAAAGCGTAGGAAAACCGTATGTCACCAATCTGCCAGCTATTAGAGCGTTTTCCAGAGCGGCAATCAGAACTGCTGCAGTATGATTTGCGGCCTTTGCACTGATATAAATAATAGTCGGGTGTATTGGCCACACACATACCCGGTCACAGCAACTTCATAGAATGGGGAACAGATCACAACCACGCGGGATGGTGCGATTAGTTATTCCTAAAGCCGTTGTTGTTATTCTCCAAAACAATA encodes the following:
- the LOC131209899 gene encoding uncharacterized protein LOC131209899; translation: MSTKTTTTTVVAGRNSGSVVSGEFDVAAFEQKLRDLKDTQESIQHLSAWCLQRRAHHKKIVTSWLNVLKQVKIESRLTLFYLANDVIQYSKRKNYEFVDSWGTYLQKATTLVRDEKVKHKILRIFKIWEQREVYNEEFLTDLNGLLSVTTPSAKKQQQQQQQQQQQQQQQSKHQHDSTQHHHHHHHHHHHHHQSSSSGATGATLATGPTKLAETKSATANVQLDADDYQASVLVGNVRDCVKYEGETDQTFKSLNKKPLVEVDVVMGSIKGKDRKKVEEVEQEIEDQLAQYKHFVENLKTELQSRRVLLTVLEQAESFYSNQRNEVKVVVNAYRNFGNRLKSMKKKLDELTTSLPSPIPSPDINAPSPGPSDLDIILPDEQGYFQMHHQRRSYMDGGSLPFDINDFNRSDSPSVMHSVQPIQVINSRKEESEGVNEFLKSFFPDPSGYHAPSSVPPSGIPGGGGGGTVGGGNTVQGVGGIVAPPQPPPGIVPHPVGPYGSAGNPWATSTPHGPGGRSGNGNYRQPYNPGVLSDYGSPQPGVGRQSSATAPLLPPPMPPINLDASDEYNSTWDMQMSWDGTHDSSGFQSLEAPVSPSHYDRGSVDRGLQDVDHRQLPNSLGVPPFLKDKGRLADVDHRNLISLTGSPGGPLPKGRNASNMDIDEHDNSANLSARSQGSGQNRRSVPQPVPAPLGDTVDSRNTLWMGCQDSTFPTASNDVDLRLPSSSALTIVPTTTTTTPSIAPKEPEGEESKDLDMRIQSLEKAIAAQIANSGNNSTVRLGGAETGHEDDGTDNSVQSGDDANGNTALDGDEEGDLSLPTLQTPVSLLEIDDFLQNFERERFDLTKPPALLMSNQTETSQSPPPTSEKSGTGDESRKNPTDNTESVDMDLSDEDGCGPTPDDQATHEAPSSAQPSVDEDSTETTSQDGTMGGVRDDAVGAGSSSQHGGSPMQMLGGTTVPAALANNGTACGSGNSTPTQPIHQQRPPLLPDPPFAPTGPHPKWDLPPPSLMSLTGLGGFSSVPPPPPPGLIGNINQPPPSTMPQIWADQPPPISGDAPGLFGSPNRPPPPLPFGGGQMKGNNYRGGGGAVGTPRGRGGLGGHNRGGGHSPYFRGGGVVGGALRGNLHQVGLMMGGAVSGPFVTATGSGGGNGSPMMRGGYRGGNNNKFRGGGSNNRSGW